In Acidobacteriota bacterium, the sequence CCTTCGAGGTGGACGGCGTCAAGTACGTCAACGAGCGCGCGGTGGCCACCCAGCAGACCGGGTTCTCCTTCGTCGCGCAGTCCCGGTCCTGGCTTCCCGGCCCCATCGGCGGCATCTTCTGGTTCGGCGTGGACGACACCGCCAGCACGGTCTATACGCCGATGTATTGCGGCCTGCGCGCCGTGCCGACGAGTTTCGCGGCGGGCACCGGCGACTTCAACGCGTTCTCCTGGGACTCCGCGTTCTGGGTGTTCAACTTCGTCTCGAACTACACCTATTCCCGGTACTGCGACATGATCCGGGACGTCCAGGCTGTCCAGCGCGAGCTGGAGGGCGCTTTCATCGCCCAGGTGCCCGAAGTGGACAAGGCCGCGCTGGCGCTCCACCAGCAGTCGCCCGAGCTGGCCCGCGAGTACCTGACCCGGTACTCCGTGGACCAGGGCGAGATGGTGGTGCGGCGCTGGCGAAAGCTGGGCGAGTTCCTCATCTGGAAGTACCTGGACGGCAACGTCCGCGACTCTCAGGGCAACGTCACCCATCCCGGCTACCCAGCCGACTGGTACTGCCGCATCGCCGAGGAACGGGGCGAAGTGCTCAAGGTGCGGCCCCTGCCGGGCGAGAAGTCCTCGCACTGAGCCTGCTCCCACCGCCTGGCCGAGTGCGACGAACGCGGCCAGGCGACCGGCCGAGTTGGACGGTCCGGTTCCGCGGATATCAAAATCCTGCCGGAGCACGGGTGACGGCGACAATTCCTAACAGCGACAATCGAAGATGATCAGGGCCCGGATCAGGACGATCCGGGCTTTTTCGTCCCCTGGCTCAGCCCGTCGTCCTCGCCCAAGGCGGAGCTGCTTTGCTGCACTTGGGATGGCAGCTGAATCCCACACGAATCCCTGCCCCGCGGGCGCGCAGCGACGGCGATCGCCGTTTTCGAATCGGCCGGAAAGAATCTTCCCATCAAGACATCACGCGCCAGAGGGCGAGCCAGAAGGGGAGGGCCAGCAGGCAGCCGGCGTAGGCCACGAGCATGACGCCGCCGACCTTCTCTGCGTCGCCGCCGTAGCGGCGCACCTGCAGGATGAGGGCCACGGCGGGCGCGGCCGCCGCCTGGATTAGAAAAAACGACACCAGCAGCGGGTCGGTGCGGCCCAGGCCGGTCCACGCCAGCACGGTCGCCGTGAGGAGCGGCAGCAGCACGAGCTTGGCCAGCATCACCCGCGCCGCGTCGGGCAGGATCGCCCGCGGGCGGAACGGGATGCTCCCGAGCACGGCGCCGAGGATGAACGTGGCCACCGGCACCGCCGCCGTCCCCAGCAGGTGAACGCCCCGCTGCAGCACCTCGGGCACCAGCGCCTTCCCGCCGGACAGCGCCAGCGCGATGGCCGCGACGTTGGCCACGAGCGGCGGCGTGAGCAGCGCCCGCCACATGGGCACCCCCGGCTGTCCGCGGGTGGCGAGAAGCTTGCCCACACTCCAGAGCACGAGGCTGTTCCCCAAGATGAACAGGAAGCAGTAGAGGGCGAAACGGTCGAATTCATCCGGGAAGAGCGCCAGCCCTACCGGCAGAACCAAGTAGCCCGCATTCTGCATGCTGGCGAGCGCCAGCATGTTCCGCTTCATCGGCAGTTCGCGCGCGAACAGCGCCGCTCCCAGCGCCAGGCCCGCCACGGCCATGGCCACCGCCGCCAGCGGCAGTGTCCACCAATACGGAAGCTTGGCCGGATCCAGGTTGCGCAGCACGCTGTCGAAGGTGAGGCACGGCAGGAAGACCACCACCGTGGCGGTGGACAAAGCGTCGATGTGTGCCTGGGTGACGACGCGGCGGCGCACCAGCAAACCGGCGACGAGGATGATCAGAAAGATGTCCAGCACCGCCATGAAGGTGCCGCCGAAGGCCTGGAGAAATGTCTGCAGCATGGTGCCGGTCCTGACTCAGGAGCTCCGGGCTAGAGGCTCGAGACCGGAGGCTCGTGCCTGTTCCTGCTGTTCGTGCTCGTTATCGTCATCGTCATCGTAATCGTGATCGTGATTGAGCCGTTTAAATGTTCACAGGTTCACAGGTTCACAGGTTCTCAGGTTCTCAGGTTACAGGTCCAGAATCAGTTGATAGTTGATAGTTGATGGTTGATGGTTGATGGTTGATGGTTGATGGTTGATGGTTGATGGTTGATCCGTCTCCCGTCTCCCGTCTTCCATCTCTCATCTCCCATCTTCCATCTCCCGTCTTCCACCTCCCGTCTTCCATCTCCCGTCTTCCATCTCCCGTCTTCCGTCTCACATCTCCCGTTCCCGTCTCTCGATTCACCCACCCACCTATTCACCCATTCACCTATTCATCTATTCACCGTCTCCCCAATTGTCCCCCTCTCACTTCAGCACATCGAGATACTCGCGGTAGCGCAACCGGATCCGGATATAGTCGTCGTGGGACAGAAACAACCCGGTGGCGATGATCCGCAGCTCCGCCTCCTCCTTGGCGCAAATGGACCCGTTGGCGGCGGCGA encodes:
- a CDS encoding permease produces the protein MLQTFLQAFGGTFMAVLDIFLIILVAGLLVRRRVVTQAHIDALSTATVVVFLPCLTFDSVLRNLDPAKLPYWWTLPLAAVAMAVAGLALGAALFARELPMKRNMLALASMQNAGYLVLPVGLALFPDEFDRFALYCFLFILGNSLVLWSVGKLLATRGQPGVPMWRALLTPPLVANVAAIALALSGGKALVPEVLQRGVHLLGTAAVPVATFILGAVLGSIPFRPRAILPDAARVMLAKLVLLPLLTATVLAWTGLGRTDPLLVSFFLIQAAAAPAVALILQVRRYGGDAEKVGGVMLVAYAGCLLALPFWLALWRVMS